In a genomic window of Camelina sativa cultivar DH55 unplaced genomic scaffold, Cs unpScaffold00854, whole genome shotgun sequence:
- the LOC104773965 gene encoding uncharacterized protein LOC104773965 codes for MNAREEPRGQESGPRDLLQAAILEWAELMRQQAPSFVKIVETMRNLGTEYFRGGSNTFEADNWLRTMERNFEAIQCQEDYKKDVAVHYLKDDASDWWIGVKRHYGRDPTWDEFRNEFEGKYFPPEARDRLENEFINLKQGEKSVRELEAIFTRLRKYVYRGRDNEAAMTRHFLHALRPDIQSRPMSVTYQRVDKLAERAVNVEEHIEMEKEAMRKDEEKGKAKMMPSGSATRKRSRSDQEESSSKFGRRGVECFSCGESGHYFRECPRAGESDRPVPSHIICYNCGKSGHYMAACPMINAIEAEPEEEYPPLTSPEEERLAKQQMARYGAVAGRGRGRGRGRDRGPA; via the exons ATGAATGCGCGCGAAGAGCCAAGAGGTCAAGAGAGTGGACCAAGAGATCTATTGCAAGCTGCGATCTTAGAGTGGGCAGAGCTCATGCGACAACAGGCACCGAGCTTTGTGAAGATCGTGGAGACTATGAGAAATTTGGGAACCGAGTATTTTAGGGGAGGATCAAACACCTTTGAAGCTGATAATTGGTTGCGAACCATGGAGAGGAATTTTGAGGCAATCCAATGTCAAGAGGACTATAAGAAAGATGTTGCAGTGCACTACTTGAAGGATGACGCTAGTGATTGGTGGATCGGTGTGAAGAGACACTATGGTAGAGATCCAACATGGGATGAGTTTCGAAATGAGTTCGAAGGAAAGTATTTCCCACCGGAGGCCAGAGACAGATTGGAGAATGAGTTTATAAACTTAAAACAAGGCGAGAAGAGCGTTCGAGAGCTAGAGGCAATCTTTACTCGACTGCGAAAGTATGTGTACCGAGGGCGAGACAATGAGGCAGCTATGACACGCCACTTTTTACATGCGCTACGACCAGATATCCAGAGTAGGCCCATGTCTGTCACTTACCAACGAGTTGACAAGTTGGCGGAGAGAGCTGTAAATGTGGAGGAGCACATAGAAATGGAGAAGGAAGCCATGCGAAAAGACGAAGAGAAGGGCAAGGCGAAGATGATGCCAAGTGGTAGTGCAACCCGAAAGAGGAGTCGATCAGACCAGGAAGAGAGTAGTTCAAAATTTGGGAGAAGAGGAGTTGAGTGTTTCTCATGTGGAGAGTCGGGCCATTATTTTCGAGAATGCCCGAGGGCAGGAGAGAGTGATCGCCCAGTGCCATCTCACATCATATGTTACAATTGTGGCAAGAGTGGCCATTACATGGCAGCTTGTCCGATGATCAATGCCATAGAAGCGGAACCAGAAGAAGAATATCCCCCACTGACCAGTCCCGAGGAGGAGCGACTTGCGAAGCAGCAA atggctagataTGGTGcggttgctggtcgtggtcgtggacgtggtcgtggtagggacAGAGGCCCAGCA